The segment GGCGCGGCCGTCGCCGGCTACAGCACCAGCGCCACCGTCCCCGCCGGGTTCGTGCTGCCCGCCGGCCTGTCCGGGCCGATGCCCGCGTCGGTGGCATCGCATGTCTCGGCCGTCGCGTTGTTCGGCACCCCGGACAACTGGGTCCTCAACGTCGCCGACCGCAGCGCCCCGCCGATCGTCATCGGCGACCAGTACGTCGGGAAGACCCTGCAGCTGTGCGCCGTGGGTGATCCGATCTGCTACCCAGGCGGGCTGGACCGGTCCGCGCACAGCTCCTATAAGAGCAACGGGATGACCGTGCAGGCAGCGGACTTCGTGGCCGCCCGGCTGGGTGCCGCGGCCCCCGCCGCGCCCGTCGTGCAGGCCGCCGCGCAGGTCGGCTGATCCCGGCGACATGAATCAGGCCCCCCTCCCGCGAGGGGGGCCTGATTGATTACTGCGTGCGCTTCTACTCGGAGTCGGTACCCGCGTCGTCGGCGGACGGCTTGGGAGACGATGCCGACGGCGAGGACGTACCGGCGACCGTGACGGATCGCGGGGAGACCTTCGCCGAACGCGGAGCGGTCAGCCGCACCCTCGGGGCGGGCGGCGCTTCCACTTCTTCTTCGACGACCTCGGACTGTTCTTCGACCGCCGCCGTCCCATCGACGGCTTCCGGTTCGTCGACCTGAACCTGCGCCGTCGCGAACCGGGCGTTCAGCGCGGGCGCGCCGTTGAGCTCCTCATCGCGGTCCTCCATGGCGTCGATGATCTCGGTGGTCGTATCCGGCGCGGTGACCACGGGAGGTTCGCCCGGCTCCTCGGGGTCGGGGTAATTGCCCGCCAGGATCTGGCTTGCCTTCTCGAAGCCCGCGGCGACGGCCTGCAGCTGCTGGAACAGTTTCTGGGGGGACGGCAGGAACCCGACCTTGCCCGTCTCGTACATGCCGGTGCTCTCGACCATCGGCTGCAGGATGGCCTGGAGCGCGTCGATGATGCGTTTGGGCGCACCGAGGATCTTGAGCGGCATCAGCAGCGGCATCACCGGGCTGTTGACCCGGACGGTGACGACATTGCCGTCGACGGTGACGATGTTCTCGGGATCCTCGAAATCGAAGTCCTGCAGCCGGGAGTGCTCGAAGATGAAACCGGCCGCGAGCTGAATCCAGCTCATCGGGTTGAACAGGTATTTCGGGAAATACGCGATCGGGTCGTACTCGCGGTTGATCCGCAGGTAGGTCCCGTCGGGCAGTTCGATGGCACCGCCGAGGACATCGGAGCCGAAGGTCGGCTCGTCCGGCCCGTAGCGGGCGAAGATCCCGGTTCCGGGAGTGTTGGAGTCACCGTAGAACACCCCGAACACACTGGACATGTCGTAGCCGGTGGCGGCCACCCGGGTCAGTGCCTCGGCGGCGACGCGACCACCGAAGGATCCGGTGTTGATGCCGCTGACGATGGTCGACGGATCCCGCGCCAGGATCAGCTCGGTGAGCCAGGTGGCGCCGGCATCCACGGACGCGGCGGTCACGGTGCCCGGGTAGCGCGTCGGGTCGTTGAGGACGGTGATGTCCTGGATGCGCCGCCAGATGCCGCCGTCCTGGGTGTCGAGCGCGCCGGGCGGGAACTGAACCCCGGCGCCCGGCACCGCGAAGAGCGCCAGCGCGGCCAGCGCGACGTCCTGGGCGGAGACGACCCGATGCTGCTGCACCACCGCGACCGGGTCCGGCCGGCTCTCCGGCTGGTCGACGTGGATCCCGCCGGCGATCAGCGCGGCCACTGCGGGCACCGCCACGACGCTGGCGGCTCGGCGGTGTTTCTTGGCGCGGTGACGTGCGCTCACGGCGGCTCCTCTTCAGGCTCGACTTGTCCCAGGCTCTGTCGTCGCTGAAAGGGACCAGGCGGGTTGAAGATTCGCGTGCCCCCGCGACGCCACGCCCAATCAGCCAGGTATTTTCGGTGTGACCCTACGGCACATGCCGGTGTTGTTCTCGACGGAGAAATTTGCCCAAGTTGCACGGTCCGGTTCGCTACCCCGAGATGGCGAGCCGCCCGTCCGCCGCGGTGCACACCCGCGCCCTCCGGTTGCTCGCCTGCACGACACAGAACATCGAGAGATATTCGCTTCGCAACACCACCCAGCCGAGGCACTGGTAACCGCAGTCGAGAAGCTGCCACTTTGAATCCCGGGCGCGACCAGCACAGCCGAGTTCCTCTCGGCACCGAGTGCATGTATCTGCGCCAGCACGCGCCCATAGCCACGACCGCAACCGGCTGTTGCCAGGACCGCTTGCACCGGGTCACGCCATGGCCGCAGTCGCCGGCCCACGAGTTAGCCGGGCCGTCCACAACTACGAGCTGGCCGCCCGGGCCGCCCGACACGCCCGTGGGCGGGTCGCGGTTGCTGCGCCCCACACGACCCGTTGTGGCGTGGCCGGAAATTCACCCGAACGACGGACGGCGAAACCGAGTGTGCACTAGAGCGATTGGGTGGTCCACGAACCACGGGCACAGCTCACGGCGCCGGTGGGACGCCGACCGGACCAAACCCGGCTCAATAGCGCTCGGTCGTTCTGCGGCGTAATCGCCGGCCGCGTGGATGCGTCGGCCCAGTCGTGACGGAGACGAGTCACTGCCCTCGAACTTCAGCCGCGGACGGAAAGCGACTCGGGCTCAATCCCCAGACCCGCCAGATTTCGTCAGCGCATCGGACAAGCGTCAGGATCTTCACGTCATCGATCGGGGCCGCTGCGAACGCAACAGCCGCCTGCTGGACGTTCGGCACGAACTTGACGTACGCGATGTCATGGTCGCCAGGGCACCTCTCGACGAACTGAGTCATGCCGTGGCCGCTCAGGATCTCTTCGGCCTGATTGAAGTCACCCCCCAACGACGGGTCCAGGGTCAGGTTGTACAGCGCGGTCAGGAATTCGGGCCTGCTACCAAGCGCCTGGCGCCACATGAACGCCGCCCCGCGCGGCTCGTCAGGTGTCGGTCCACCACGCGGGAAGAAGGCCTTCAAGACCTCCTCTTCTGCGCGCATCTCCAATGGCAGTGGATCGCCGGCCCGGTGACCGCTGTGACGCACCTCGGCCTGCATCGCCGAGCGGGCGAAAACGGGCACCGTCCGCTCGAGACCGAGGTAGTACTCGGTGACAGTGAATTGGGGGCGGGTGTAGGCCGCACGATGCTGCTGGAGACAGGTCACAACGACGGCCTCGGCGAGGTCCAGTTGGTCTTGAAGGAAGTCGTCCGGATGAACGACCTCAATGTCGTACCGCGCCAACGCTTCCGGCGGGAAGTCGCGAGTGTTCGCCGTGACAATGAGCGCGGCCCCACCCCGAACAGCTGCTGCCGCAACGTGGCAGTCCTTGGGATCGTTGGTCATCGCGGATACCAGATGCTCGAACCCGGTCACAGTCGCGTTGGGGAATGCTGACGCCATCTGCGCAATCCGATTGGCAGCCTTGCCGGGCTCGATCCCGAGCTTCACGACATTGCGTTCGACCTCGGCGAGCAGTTCGTCCGACCACAGCGGTTCGAATAGTTCAGCGTCGGCGAGGCGTAGTAGCAGGTCCGCGAGTTGGTAGGGCACCAGGACGCAAGCATCGAGAAGCACCCGAATTCGCGACACGGGTCAGCGCGCCTCACCGAACTCGCCGAGGCGACCGTATGCATCATCGGTGGCCGCCTCGGCGCTCATGGTGTCGAGTGTGACTCGCCGTTCGTGGCGGATACGCTGCTGATAGTCCAGAAGATCTGTGAGCTGCACCCGGCGATGCCGGCCCGGCTGTGCGTAGGGAATCTCGCCCGCCTCGAGCAGTTTCACCAGAGTCGGCCGCGAGACCCCGAGAAGATCGGCAGCTTCCTGCGTCGACAAGACGACACGTTGCGGCTCGAGAGTGACCGCTTGGCCTGCGACGAGCGCATGGGCTGCATGAAGCAACACATCACGCAGTTCCGAGGTCAGGGGAAATGACCGACCATCAGCTGTTTCGATAGCCAATGGCATCGCTGTTTTCAGGGCGGCGAGCAGCGCAGCCAGACCCCGGCCGGTGTCGGCAGGGAAGACAGTGTGTTCGGTGGTCGCAGTCACACCACCATGGTAAATCGAAAGAAACGAAAACGCACCAAGGGTCTGCAAAGCCTCTGCCAACCGACCGACTACCTCGCCCGTCGGCAACCCCGCGACAACTCCATCGACAAAAACACATCAGGCCCCCTCGAAAGGGGGCCTGACAGTGTGGCAGGTACAGGATTCGAACCTGTGTAGGCGTAAGCCGACGGATTTACAGTCCGTCACTCTTGGCGTTTGTTGATATTGGCAGTGTTGGTGCCGCTGAAAAGTAGCAGGTCAGCTCGTTGGCCCTGTTGACTAAAGATGACACTTCTCGAACACACTGCGGACGCACTGCGGACGGTGCGACGCTGGACGGCATGAGCGAGTTTCCTTACAACATGCAGGCGGCATCCCCAACACCTCGGCCCACGCCGCCGGGTCCGATGAAGGAGATGCCGCGGTCCGAGGACAGGCCAGCCACACGCGCCGACATCGCGGCAGTCGTAGTCGAGCTCCAAGCGATACGGGAGCTGCTTCAACGTCTGGCCGACCGACAATGAGTGCCTCTGCCGACCCCGCCGAACTACTGGTCGCGTAGCTTCGTCACAGCCCACCCACATTCTGGACAGGTTGGTACCACAACTCGAATCTCGATCTCAGGGTCGGGCACCCGCGCCTGCTGCACCGGCTCCAACACTCCCTGGTGGCAATTCGGGCAGGTTTCGCTATCGGCCATAGCCCCGGACGCTACGCCTGGGCCAGATGATTGGTAGCGCGATTCTCGTAGAGCTCTAGGGCGTCTTTCACCATCATCATGCTGCCGTACAACGACATGTTGAACCCCGATTCATCGAACTCGCTTGCGTTTCCGGTGTGCATTGCACCCCAGTGATAACCATGTGCGGCCGCCGATCCGGTTCGCCAAAGATGTCGGATCCCCTGTCCGACATCAGTGTGCTCATCCACAAGGCCCTGAAGGATTTCCACCATATTCAACGGTTCGGTCAGCACCGCGCCGCCTAGAAGCGCACGTGCATCCTCGGCCGCCATACCGTCCACCAGGTTCGCACCCCGTTCTTTGAGTGTCTCGATGTGTGCCTTGACCGATTCGACTGCCTTGTCTCGCTCTTCGACAAGATGGGCGGACATGTGATCCCCCGTGAACCCGGAGATAGCCTTCCGCTGCTCGACCTGATTCTTGAGCTCCATCCTGAGTGCCCGGACCTGCCGGCCTGCGCGGGTCCTCGGCGTCAGCAGCCACTGTGTGTGCGCCGCCGTGTACAGCGCAGTACGCAAAGCTGTCAGCGGCGCATAGATGCGAAACAGGCGGTCGCTCTCCATCGCATCCACAACCAACCCGAGATGATCGACCGCGGTCGCAATCCCGAACCGGGCGATAGCCGACACCTTCGGCTCAGCCTTGTCATCGCCCGCCAACGGACTCCCTGGAGCGGGAGGGTGTTCCGTTTGAATCCAGGGATCACCGACCGTGCGAACCCACTCGACAACCGCGCCGCGGCGCTCCGGATCACCCATCGCGCGATCTTAACGACGAACCACAGCAGCATTCGCAGGCTTACTTGTGCGCGCGGTAGGACTTCATCCGGCAGGCGTCCGAGCACCGCCGCCTGCGCCCAGCGATAAGGGGGCCGGCCCCACGTTCTGGACCCAAAGTATGTGCACCAAAAAAACCTGGGGGACCCGTACATACCAAAATCTGCAGCTTCGGCCCGTGGGGGAGACGGGCGGGGGGACGGGGTGGATGGGGGGCTATCTGCAGGTCAGGCCGCAGATATGACGCTGAGCGCGGGGTGGTGGGACCGCCGGCCGTGACCCCACGTCTGTGCCGGCGGTCCCACCGTTGTGGGGGCTGCGGGTGTCGGTACATCAGCCGACGACCCGCGCCTACTCCACGTCTAGCTGCCGGACTCGGCGGCGAGGCGAACGATGGACTGTTCGTGCGGGTATCCGAACGATGCGCGCAGGGTGGCCCGGATGCCGATGCGGTCGGACTCGAAGTAGCGGGACTCGTCGACACGAAGGTCGACGTCCTGGCGCACGACGACGAACACGCGGCTGCCGTCGATGGCCCAGACGATGCCGTTGCCGATGACGGTGTTGGGCACCGACCAGAGCGGGACGCCGAGGATCTGGCGGCGGGTCGGCAAGGTCGGGTCGGGCTGCAACAGCGGCTCGTTGGATCCGGTGGCCTTCTTGACTTTGGACAGGGCGAGCACGGTGTCGGCGTTGGCCACGAACGCGGTCACCATCGCGCCGACGTTCTCGGCCTTGCTGATGGCTTCGGAGAAGGCATCGACGTTGGTCAGCGGGACGCTGTCGGTGTCGACGAACTGATAGGCCATCAGCGATTCGAGGCCACTCGGCCCGTTGGCGACGGTGTCACCGAAGAACGCGGAGTCGATCTTGCGGGCGAGGTCGCGGGCGATGGACTGGCCGACGACTTCCTGGGCTTCCGGCGAGCTGTCGTTGGCCAGCTCGTTGGAGATGATCGACAGGGCGGCCAGCTTCTTGGGTGTCACGGTGATCTCGTCGACCCCGACATCGGATGGGGTGATGTCCGCGCCTTCGGCGGTCCAGGCGGCGGTGGCGTCGGATTCGATGACGGGGATGCGGAAGTCGTGTGAGCCGGTCGTGACGACGGTGGCGATCTGCATGGCGACGCTGGCCTTGGTGACGGGCTTTACGACGAGGTCGCCGACTTGTTCGGGGGTGAGGATTCCGGCGGCGCCGGTGGTGTAGAGAGCCATGGGTGTTGCCTTTCAGGCGGGCACGCGGATTTGGGCGTGCGGTGTAAAGGGATTCCGGTGTTGGGCCGTCTGGCCATCCGGTGTGCCCACCTGGGCGATGTCGTGACGTTGGGCGGTCCGGTCGTGGTCCGCAGTTCAGCGTCTGGGTTGATTCTACCTCTCGTGCAGCTAGTTTCGGTTGCCGCCGAGCAGTGTCGACCAGTTGGTGGCCTCGGACCCGCCCTCGATGGGCTGGTTTCCGGTGACTTCGGATGCGAGGGCGGCTGCTGTTGCGATGCGGGGGGCGTAGTGCGGTTTGGCGGTGAGTAGTTCGGTGAGTGCGGTGTTGACCTTGTCGAAGTCGATTGATCCGTTGTCGCCGATCAGTTGGTCGATGCTGGTGTGCTGCCACCAGTCGGCGGGGTCGGCGATGCGTCCGGCGATCTGGGTTTCGACGAGTTGGCGTTGCAGCTCGGCCACGGTGCCGGTGAGGGTTTCGTTTTCGGTGCGGGTGGCCTGGTACTTCTTGCGCCAGTTGCCGGCCTCGCGGGCGAGATCAGCGGCGTCGGTACGGGATTCCTCGGCGGGCGCGGTGGCGACCTCGGTGTCTGCACCGGGTTCGGCTGTCGAGTCTGCGGTGGGGTCGGCTTGTTCAGTCATTGCGGTTCTCCTCGTTCATCCAGATTGCGATGGCTCGTCGGATCTCGGCGAGCTGTTCGGGGTTATCGCGCAGGCCCAGGCCCAGCACGGCGTGTTCGGCGAGCGCGGCGAGCAGGTGTTGCGTGCGGCCATCCTGTTCGGCTTCCTCGGCGACGGGGCCGAAGATGCCGGGATCGCCTGTGGCCCAACCAGCCAGGAACGTGGTGGCCCGTCGCCAGTCACGTGGATCGGGGTTGGGGTCCTGGTCCGGAATGCGCCCGATGGCGGCCAGGAGCGCGGCGCCGAGCAGGGTGATGGGGCTGCCATGCCAGCGGTCCCAGATGTCGTTGATGTTGAAGCCGTCGCCGCTGCGGGCGTGGTTGATCGTCTCGGTCACCAGGACGGTGGCCTGGTCGAGTTCGGTGGTCATGCGGTCTCCTCGGTGTTGGTGATGATCCAGATTCGTTTGACGGTGCTGTCGCCCTCGGCGGGAACGGATTCGACGCGGGGGTCATTGAGGGCTGCGTGGCGTACGGCTGTCCAGGTGTATCCGGCGGCCACCGCTGCTGTCTTGAACGAGTCCTTGTCGATCTCGGTGGTGCCGGACGGGAGTCGGTCGATGTAGTTGGCGACCCACACGGTTGCGGGCCGGAAAGTGGTGGGCCGGTCGCCGGTGATGTCCCAAACGGAGGTGCGGGGGCCGCGCTTGATGACTTTCACGTCGGGGTGCTTGGACGCTGCGCTGCGTAACGCTTCGACCGGGTAGCCAGCGGCCTCCCCGGCGGCGTACACAGCAAACGATTCGGCGGTCTCGCGACCCTCGGCGAGCAGTATGGAGATGTGATTCTCGAGCCACTTCGGGGCGGACAGGGTCGGTTTGTGAATC is part of the Mycobacterium adipatum genome and harbors:
- a CDS encoding helix-turn-helix domain-containing protein, whose product is MTATTEHTVFPADTGRGLAALLAALKTAMPLAIETADGRSFPLTSELRDVLLHAAHALVAGQAVTLEPQRVVLSTQEAADLLGVSRPTLVKLLEAGEIPYAQPGRHRRVQLTDLLDYQQRIRHERRVTLDTMSAEAATDDAYGRLGEFGEAR
- a CDS encoding cutinase family protein — its product is MSTSPQSWANRAARSAIFAALAVFAVVAGLFAGPAATANAADDSCADVAVVFARGTFEGPGVGATGQSFVDALTARLPGQSVSVYGVNYPASLDFGRAVDGIADATNKIQQIAAECPDTKIVLGGYSQGAAVAGYSTSATVPAGFVLPAGLSGPMPASVASHVSAVALFGTPDNWVLNVADRSAPPIVIGDQYVGKTLQLCAVGDPICYPGGLDRSAHSSYKSNGMTVQAADFVAARLGAAAPAAPVVQAAAQVG
- a CDS encoding phage major capsid protein; protein product: MALYTTGAAGILTPEQVGDLVVKPVTKASVAMQIATVVTTGSHDFRIPVIESDATAAWTAEGADITPSDVGVDEITVTPKKLAALSIISNELANDSSPEAQEVVGQSIARDLARKIDSAFFGDTVANGPSGLESLMAYQFVDTDSVPLTNVDAFSEAISKAENVGAMVTAFVANADTVLALSKVKKATGSNEPLLQPDPTLPTRRQILGVPLWSVPNTVIGNGIVWAIDGSRVFVVVRQDVDLRVDESRYFESDRIGIRATLRASFGYPHEQSIVRLAAESGS
- a CDS encoding PE-PPE domain-containing protein → MSARHRAKKHRRAASVVAVPAVAALIAGGIHVDQPESRPDPVAVVQQHRVVSAQDVALAALALFAVPGAGVQFPPGALDTQDGGIWRRIQDITVLNDPTRYPGTVTAASVDAGATWLTELILARDPSTIVSGINTGSFGGRVAAEALTRVAATGYDMSSVFGVFYGDSNTPGTGIFARYGPDEPTFGSDVLGGAIELPDGTYLRINREYDPIAYFPKYLFNPMSWIQLAAGFIFEHSRLQDFDFEDPENIVTVDGNVVTVRVNSPVMPLLMPLKILGAPKRIIDALQAILQPMVESTGMYETGKVGFLPSPQKLFQQLQAVAAGFEKASQILAGNYPDPEEPGEPPVVTAPDTTTEIIDAMEDRDEELNGAPALNARFATAQVQVDEPEAVDGTAAVEEQSEVVEEEVEAPPAPRVRLTAPRSAKVSPRSVTVAGTSSPSASSPKPSADDAGTDSE
- a CDS encoding PIN domain-containing protein, which translates into the protein MPYQLADLLLRLADAELFEPLWSDELLAEVERNVVKLGIEPGKAANRIAQMASAFPNATVTGFEHLVSAMTNDPKDCHVAAAAVRGGAALIVTANTRDFPPEALARYDIEVVHPDDFLQDQLDLAEAVVVTCLQQHRAAYTRPQFTVTEYYLGLERTVPVFARSAMQAEVRHSGHRAGDPLPLEMRAEEEVLKAFFPRGGPTPDEPRGAAFMWRQALGSRPEFLTALYNLTLDPSLGGDFNQAEEILSGHGMTQFVERCPGDHDIAYVKFVPNVQQAAVAFAAAPIDDVKILTLVRCADEIWRVWGLSPSRFPSAAEVRGQ